Proteins from a genomic interval of Streptomyces sp. SID8374:
- a CDS encoding DUF4449 domain-containing protein → MRKRLFPTLLAGLLLIIAAAALALTSPASAAPAATITDAAQALREDPVHVDPAARDQLSVADEKALEATIQNADKPVFVAVLPDTEAFPEEGLLRTLRNDTGITGVYAVRLGDGFNAGADPQVMPTRAVENLTASVKNPATAADASAQLNAFVDRAVEQARGTAPASWSGGGGAADDPGAPVSGLITLGALVAAGGAGAYAISRRNKRRRAEEERAALDKLRVVVDEDITAYGETLERLDFHPAEAGADDTMRGDYERALDSYESAKTRMEKAEHPSDVRGVTQSLEDGRYSLAVLEARRTGAEIPARRPPCFFDPRHGPSVTDVLWTPSGGASREVPVCGADEIRLTRGEDPMSRTVDVGDGNRRPYWEAGPAYGPWAGGYFGGGLLPGLLMGTMLGSMLATPAYASEYGGGDFGGGAGGEWGGGDFSGSDFDSSGFGGFGDGGGFGDGGGFGGGDFGGGF, encoded by the coding sequence ATGAGGAAAAGGCTCTTCCCCACGCTGTTGGCGGGCCTGCTGCTCATCATCGCAGCGGCTGCACTCGCCCTGACCTCCCCTGCGTCGGCCGCCCCCGCGGCGACGATCACCGACGCCGCCCAGGCCCTGCGCGAGGACCCGGTCCATGTGGACCCGGCCGCCCGCGATCAGCTCTCCGTCGCTGACGAGAAGGCCCTGGAAGCCACCATCCAGAACGCGGACAAGCCGGTCTTCGTCGCCGTACTGCCCGACACCGAGGCCTTCCCCGAGGAAGGCCTCCTCCGTACGCTGCGCAACGACACCGGCATCACCGGGGTCTACGCGGTCCGCCTCGGTGACGGCTTCAACGCGGGCGCGGACCCGCAGGTCATGCCCACGAGGGCGGTCGAGAACCTGACCGCATCCGTCAAGAACCCGGCCACCGCCGCCGACGCATCGGCCCAGCTCAACGCCTTCGTCGACCGGGCCGTCGAACAGGCCCGGGGCACCGCCCCCGCCTCCTGGTCCGGCGGAGGCGGCGCGGCAGACGACCCCGGCGCCCCGGTCTCCGGCCTGATCACGCTCGGCGCCCTGGTCGCGGCGGGCGGCGCGGGTGCGTACGCGATCTCGCGCCGGAACAAGCGGAGGAGGGCGGAGGAGGAGCGGGCGGCCCTCGACAAGCTGCGGGTCGTCGTGGACGAGGACATCACCGCGTACGGCGAGACGCTGGAACGCCTGGACTTCCACCCCGCCGAAGCGGGCGCCGACGACACCATGCGCGGCGACTACGAACGCGCCCTGGACTCCTACGAGAGCGCCAAGACGAGGATGGAGAAGGCCGAGCACCCCTCGGACGTGCGCGGGGTCACCCAGTCCCTGGAGGACGGCCGCTACTCGCTGGCGGTCCTGGAGGCCCGCCGCACGGGGGCGGAGATACCGGCCCGCCGCCCGCCCTGCTTCTTCGACCCGCGCCACGGCCCCTCGGTCACCGACGTGCTCTGGACCCCCTCCGGCGGCGCGTCCCGCGAGGTACCGGTCTGCGGCGCCGACGAGATCCGGCTGACCCGGGGCGAGGACCCCATGAGCCGTACGGTCGACGTCGGCGACGGCAACCGCCGCCCGTACTGGGAGGCGGGCCCGGCCTACGGCCCCTGGGCCGGCGGCTACTTCGGCGGCGGCCTGCTCCCCGGCCTGCTGATGGGCACGATGCTCGGCTCCATGCTCGCCACCCCGGCGTACGCCTCCGAGTACGGCGGCGGTGACTTCGGCGGCGGCGCGGGCGGCGAATGGGGCGGCGGCGACTTCTCCGGCTCCGACTTCGACTCGTCGGGCTTCGGCGGCTTCGGGGACGGAGGCGGTTTCGGCGACGGCGGAGGGTTCGGCGGCGGCGACTTCGGCGGAGGCTTCTAG
- a CDS encoding AraC family transcriptional regulator — protein MLDRLNEAMEYIETHLGERIEAAELARTAMTSEYHFRRMFSALAGVPLGEYIRRRRMTVAGAEVLGAPDRTLLEVAVRYGYDTGEGFARAFRAVHGIGPGEARRTGAVLRSQQRLTFRLVVEGSSAMRYRLVEKDAFRVVGRRARVPLVHEGPNQAIAEFIRGIGREELDRIAALSDQEPAGLVGVSDQLDPSRAEGTELDYYHGVVTGRQQPPEDLDSLAVPAGSWAVFESEGAFPQALQYLWRDVFTQWFPSNPYASRPGPEILRVRLYEEGKRAEAELWIPVERSDGRPGE, from the coding sequence TTGCTGGACCGGCTGAACGAGGCCATGGAGTACATCGAGACGCATCTCGGTGAGCGCATCGAGGCCGCAGAGCTGGCGCGCACCGCGATGACCTCGGAGTACCACTTCCGCCGGATGTTCTCCGCGCTGGCGGGCGTGCCGCTCGGGGAGTACATCCGCCGTCGCCGCATGACCGTCGCGGGCGCCGAGGTGCTCGGCGCCCCGGACCGCACGCTGCTGGAGGTGGCGGTGCGGTACGGATACGACACCGGGGAGGGCTTCGCCCGTGCCTTCCGGGCCGTCCACGGCATCGGGCCCGGCGAGGCGCGACGTACCGGTGCGGTTCTGCGGTCCCAGCAACGCCTGACCTTCCGACTCGTCGTCGAAGGGAGCAGTGCCATGCGCTACAGGCTGGTGGAGAAGGACGCGTTCCGGGTGGTGGGGAGGCGGGCACGCGTCCCCCTCGTCCACGAGGGTCCGAATCAGGCCATCGCGGAGTTCATCCGGGGGATCGGCCGGGAGGAGCTGGACCGTATCGCGGCCCTCTCCGACCAGGAGCCGGCCGGGCTGGTCGGCGTGAGCGACCAGCTGGACCCGAGCCGGGCCGAGGGCACCGAACTCGACTACTACCACGGCGTGGTGACGGGGCGGCAGCAACCTCCGGAGGACTTGGACTCCCTCGCCGTACCCGCCGGTTCCTGGGCGGTCTTCGAGAGCGAGGGCGCGTTTCCGCAGGCCCTCCAGTACCTCTGGCGGGACGTGTTCACCCAGTGGTTCCCGTCGAACCCGTACGCCTCCCGGCCCGGCCCGGAGATCCTGCGGGTGCGGCTGTACGAGGAGGGCAAGCGGGCGGAGGCGGAGCTATGGATCCCGGTGGAGCGGTCGGACGGGCGGCCGGGCGAATAA
- a CDS encoding helix-turn-helix domain-containing protein, which translates to MVTQQFSGSPDEADLRRADSLAREIFSDVANKWALLIIEALGDRTLRFSEVLKEVDGISHKMLTQNLRMLERNGLVERTVYPTVPPKVEYTLTEPGQGLRGTVHLMCDWTQKHLGHIEEARGRFTGPSDGTPGPLRASVRT; encoded by the coding sequence ATGGTGACCCAGCAGTTCAGCGGCTCGCCCGACGAGGCGGACCTGCGGCGCGCGGACTCCCTGGCGCGGGAGATCTTCTCGGACGTCGCCAACAAGTGGGCGCTCCTGATCATCGAGGCCCTCGGCGACCGCACCCTGCGCTTCAGCGAGGTCCTGAAGGAGGTCGACGGCATCAGCCACAAGATGCTCACCCAGAACCTCCGCATGCTGGAGCGCAACGGCCTGGTCGAGAGGACCGTGTACCCCACCGTGCCACCGAAGGTCGAGTACACCCTCACCGAGCCGGGCCAGGGCCTGCGGGGCACCGTCCACCTCATGTGCGACTGGACCCAGAAGCACCTCGGCCATATCGAGGAGGCCCGCGGCCGGTTCACGGGCCCGTCCGACGGAACGCCCGGCCCCCTTCGTGCGTCTGTACGGACGTGA
- a CDS encoding NAD(P)/FAD-dependent oxidoreductase, protein MTSRTDGSDMEQQRYDVVVVGGGAAGLSGALTLARARRSVLVIDAGEPRNAPASHVHNYLGRESTPPGELLAIGRGEVAGYGGEVVEGRVASAERLPEGDGFRVVLEGGAMVGARRLLVTTGLVDELPPVPGLAERWGRDVLHCPYCHGREVADRPVGVLSTGPLAVHQALMWRQWTDDVTLFRHTGPEPTDEEYEQLAARGVAVVDGEVVGLEVADDRFTGVRLAGGRVIAREALVIQARFTARSAVLESLGLVPVAQEVGGEVIGTYIPTDPVGATEVPGVWAAGNVTRLMEQVIGAAAAGLMAGSAINGDLIAEDTRNAVEARRRG, encoded by the coding sequence ATGACGAGCAGGACGGACGGGAGCGACATGGAGCAGCAGCGGTACGACGTGGTGGTCGTGGGTGGCGGGGCGGCCGGGCTGAGCGGGGCGCTGACCCTGGCGCGGGCCCGGCGCTCGGTGCTGGTGATCGACGCGGGGGAGCCCCGTAACGCTCCGGCGTCCCATGTGCACAACTACCTGGGCCGTGAGTCGACGCCGCCCGGGGAGCTGCTGGCGATCGGGCGGGGCGAGGTGGCCGGGTACGGCGGGGAGGTCGTCGAGGGCCGGGTGGCGTCGGCCGAGCGGTTGCCGGAGGGCGACGGATTCCGGGTGGTGTTGGAGGGCGGCGCGATGGTCGGGGCGCGCAGGCTCCTGGTGACGACGGGGCTCGTGGACGAGCTGCCGCCCGTACCGGGGCTGGCGGAGCGCTGGGGGCGTGATGTGCTGCACTGCCCGTACTGCCACGGGCGCGAGGTGGCGGACCGCCCGGTCGGGGTGCTGTCCACCGGGCCCCTCGCCGTACATCAGGCGCTGATGTGGCGGCAGTGGACCGATGACGTCACGCTCTTCCGTCACACGGGCCCGGAGCCGACGGACGAGGAGTACGAGCAGCTGGCCGCGCGGGGCGTGGCCGTGGTGGACGGCGAGGTGGTGGGCCTGGAGGTCGCGGACGACCGCTTCACCGGCGTACGACTGGCGGGCGGCCGGGTCATCGCGCGCGAGGCGCTCGTGATCCAGGCCCGGTTCACCGCGCGCTCGGCCGTACTCGAATCGCTGGGCCTGGTCCCGGTGGCGCAGGAGGTGGGCGGCGAGGTGATCGGTACGTACATCCCCACCGACCCGGTCGGCGCGACGGAGGTCCCCGGTGTCTGGGCGGCGGGCAACGTCACCCGCCTCATGGAACAGGTCATCGGCGCCGCCGCGGCCGGGCTGATGGCGGGGAGCGCGATCAACGGGGACCTGATCGCCGAGGACACCCGTAACGCGGTGGAGGCCCGGCGGCGCGGCTGA
- a CDS encoding glycoside hydrolase family 3 N-terminal domain-containing protein yields MADTPYRRPRKGRSRPATAFLAAAAILATLLAGAAPSQAAADDPAPVLIDRFEGEVPLGNNPPADAIFTWGGNATDHPQLKLAERADAPEGEKVLEGSYDISAYGGFSHEFAVDTPPQDWTAHKGVRFWWYGQNTAPLPPGSGKRIHFEIKDGGANGGASELWTTSFTDDWEGWQLVEIPFADFVYRADYQPVGGIDQILGLNEMWGYAFTFPTGAPGTFALDAVELYGKADPALTASVVADAAVHPVKNGTSAGITLSVATTGSVPTEEPITVEYATKGGTAVAGKDYTPVTGSHTFPAGTASGTTHKVTVRTAKAAAPSEAKTIPLELTVTGAKAPAENPQVVIDAHGLPYQNAKLPVKQRVADLLARMSPAEKAGQMTQAERNALRTPGDIAAYDLGSLLSGGGSVPTPNTAAAWAKMVDAYQLRAQATRFQIPLIYGVDAVHGHNNVIGATIMPHNIGIGAGRDPKSAEKTGAVTAREVRATGIPWDFAPCVCVTRDERWGRSYEAFGEDPALVEAMETVIQGMQGAPSGKDLHRNDKVLGSAKHFVGDGGTEYGSATTGSYTIDQGITKVTRQELEAVHLSPFAESVKRGVGTVMPSYSSLDILGDGQGPVKMHANAEMINGALKDRMGFEGFVISDWQAIDQIPGDYPSDVRTSINAGLDMIMVPTAYQEFTKTLKDEVAAGRISQARIDDAVSRILTQKFRLGLFEKPYADTTHLGRVGSAEHRAVAREAAAKSQVLLKNYGAVLPLKPDQKVYVAGSNADDIGNQAGGWTISWQGSSGKITPGTTILEGMKKAAKNPDSVTYSKDASAATDGYDVGVVVVGETPYAEGIGDVGNGHDLELTAADKAAVDKVCAAMKCAVLIVSGRPQLIGDQLGRINALVASWLPGSEGDGVADVLYGKRAFTGQLPVTWPKSEAQLPINVGDTAYDPQFPYGWGLTTLNKPPAGGELTLAALAVAAQVAEKAKLGKTPAGKAIVDQARLLVQQKINGKFTQAVSKPFAEADHLLLTGDLTGAVAKLRTAYRAA; encoded by the coding sequence ATGGCTGACACCCCGTACCGCCGCCCCCGCAAGGGCAGAAGCAGACCGGCGACCGCCTTCCTGGCCGCCGCCGCGATCCTGGCCACCCTGCTCGCCGGAGCCGCGCCCAGCCAGGCCGCCGCCGACGACCCGGCCCCCGTGCTCATCGACCGCTTCGAGGGCGAGGTGCCGCTCGGCAACAACCCGCCCGCCGACGCCATCTTCACCTGGGGCGGCAACGCCACCGACCACCCGCAGCTGAAGCTCGCCGAGCGCGCGGACGCCCCCGAGGGCGAGAAGGTCCTCGAAGGCTCCTACGACATCAGCGCGTACGGCGGGTTCAGCCACGAGTTCGCCGTCGACACCCCGCCGCAGGACTGGACCGCGCACAAGGGCGTCCGCTTCTGGTGGTACGGCCAGAACACCGCGCCCCTGCCGCCCGGTTCGGGCAAGCGCATCCACTTCGAGATCAAGGACGGCGGCGCGAACGGCGGCGCGTCCGAGCTGTGGACCACCTCCTTCACCGACGACTGGGAAGGCTGGCAGCTGGTCGAGATCCCCTTCGCGGACTTCGTCTACCGGGCCGACTACCAGCCCGTCGGCGGCATCGACCAGATCCTCGGCCTCAACGAGATGTGGGGCTACGCCTTCACCTTCCCGACCGGCGCCCCCGGCACCTTCGCCCTGGACGCCGTGGAGCTGTACGGCAAGGCGGACCCGGCGCTCACCGCGAGCGTGGTCGCCGACGCGGCCGTCCACCCCGTGAAGAACGGCACCAGCGCGGGCATCACCCTCTCCGTCGCCACCACCGGCTCCGTCCCCACCGAGGAGCCCATCACCGTCGAGTACGCCACCAAGGGCGGCACGGCGGTCGCGGGCAAGGACTACACCCCGGTCACCGGCAGCCACACCTTCCCCGCGGGCACCGCGTCCGGGACCACGCACAAGGTCACCGTGCGCACAGCGAAGGCGGCCGCGCCCTCCGAGGCGAAGACGATCCCGCTGGAGCTGACCGTCACCGGCGCCAAGGCCCCCGCGGAGAACCCGCAGGTCGTCATCGACGCCCACGGACTCCCGTACCAGAACGCCAAGTTGCCGGTGAAGCAGCGCGTCGCGGACCTGCTGGCCCGCATGTCGCCCGCCGAGAAGGCCGGCCAGATGACCCAGGCCGAGCGCAACGCGCTGCGCACCCCCGGCGACATCGCCGCCTACGACCTCGGCTCGCTGCTCTCCGGCGGCGGCTCGGTCCCCACCCCCAACACGGCCGCCGCCTGGGCCAAGATGGTCGACGCCTACCAGCTGCGCGCCCAGGCCACCCGCTTCCAGATCCCGCTGATCTACGGCGTGGACGCGGTGCACGGCCACAACAACGTCATCGGCGCGACGATCATGCCGCACAACATCGGCATCGGCGCGGGCCGCGACCCGAAGAGCGCCGAGAAGACGGGCGCCGTCACCGCCAGGGAAGTCCGCGCCACCGGCATCCCGTGGGACTTCGCCCCCTGCGTCTGCGTGACGCGCGACGAGCGCTGGGGCCGCTCCTACGAGGCGTTCGGTGAGGACCCGGCGCTGGTCGAGGCCATGGAGACGGTCATCCAGGGCATGCAGGGCGCCCCCTCCGGCAAGGACCTGCACCGCAACGACAAGGTCCTCGGCAGCGCGAAGCACTTCGTCGGCGACGGCGGCACCGAGTACGGCTCCGCCACCACCGGCTCGTACACGATCGACCAGGGCATCACCAAGGTCACCCGCCAGGAGCTGGAGGCCGTCCACCTGTCGCCGTTCGCGGAGTCGGTCAAGCGGGGCGTGGGCACGGTCATGCCCTCGTACTCCTCCCTCGACATCCTGGGCGACGGCCAGGGCCCGGTGAAGATGCACGCCAACGCCGAGATGATCAACGGGGCCCTCAAGGACCGCATGGGCTTCGAGGGCTTCGTCATCAGCGACTGGCAGGCCATCGACCAGATCCCCGGCGACTACCCGAGCGACGTCCGTACGTCGATCAACGCCGGACTCGACATGATCATGGTCCCGACGGCGTACCAGGAGTTCACCAAGACGCTCAAGGACGAGGTCGCGGCGGGCCGGATCAGCCAGGCCCGGATCGATGACGCGGTCTCCCGCATCCTGACCCAGAAGTTCCGCCTCGGCCTCTTCGAGAAGCCGTACGCGGACACCACGCACCTGGGCAGGGTCGGCTCGGCCGAGCACCGCGCGGTGGCCCGCGAGGCGGCCGCCAAGTCGCAGGTGCTCCTGAAGAACTACGGCGCCGTCCTGCCGCTCAAGCCCGACCAGAAGGTGTACGTCGCCGGGTCCAACGCCGACGACATCGGCAACCAGGCCGGCGGCTGGACGATCAGCTGGCAGGGCTCGTCCGGCAAGATCACCCCGGGCACGACGATCCTGGAGGGCATGAAGAAGGCGGCGAAGAACCCCGACTCCGTCACCTACTCCAAGGATGCCTCCGCCGCCACGGACGGTTACGACGTCGGTGTGGTGGTCGTCGGCGAGACCCCGTACGCCGAAGGCATCGGGGATGTCGGCAACGGCCACGACCTGGAGCTGACGGCCGCCGACAAGGCCGCCGTCGACAAGGTCTGCGCGGCCATGAAGTGCGCGGTCCTCATCGTCTCGGGCCGCCCCCAGCTCATCGGCGACCAGCTCGGCAGGATCAACGCGCTGGTGGCCTCCTGGCTGCCGGGCTCCGAGGGCGACGGCGTGGCCGACGTCCTCTACGGCAAGCGCGCCTTCACCGGACAGCTGCCGGTGACCTGGCCGAAGTCGGAGGCGCAGCTTCCGATCAACGTCGGGGACACGGCGTACGACCCGCAGTTCCCCTACGGCTGGGGCCTGACCACCCTGAACAAGCCCCCGGCCGGCGGCGAGCTGACCCTCGCGGCCCTCGCCGTCGCCGCCCAGGTCGCCGAGAAGGCGAAGCTGGGGAAGACCCCGGCGGGCAAGGCGATCGTGGACCAGGCCCGGCTGCTGGTCCAGCAGAAGATCAACGGGAAGTTCACGCAGGCGGTCTCCAAGCCGTTCGCGGAGGCGGACCACCTGCTGCTCACCGGTGATCTGACCGGAGCGGTGGCCAAGCTGCGTACGGCGTACCGCGCGGCCTAG
- a CDS encoding RidA family protein, translated as MAITLLDPEGLPKVGVYRQVAIATGSKLVFVAGQVAWDADGTTVGEGDLAAQVERCYLNIATALAGAGGSFEDVVKLTVYVVDWTPDKMPQFLEGAARAAEKLGTTPVPPGTLVGVAALDVPEHLVEIEATAVLD; from the coding sequence ATGGCCATCACTCTGCTGGACCCCGAGGGACTGCCGAAGGTCGGTGTCTACCGGCAGGTCGCGATCGCGACGGGCTCGAAGCTCGTCTTCGTCGCCGGACAGGTCGCCTGGGACGCGGACGGCACGACGGTCGGTGAGGGCGACCTCGCCGCCCAGGTGGAGCGGTGCTACCTCAACATCGCGACCGCCCTGGCCGGGGCCGGGGGGTCCTTCGAGGACGTGGTGAAGCTGACGGTGTACGTCGTCGACTGGACGCCCGACAAGATGCCGCAGTTCCTGGAGGGCGCGGCCCGGGCGGCGGAGAAGCTGGGCACCACCCCGGTGCCGCCGGGCACGCTGGTGGGCGTCGCGGCCCTCGACGTACCGGAGCATCTGGTCGAGATCGAGGCGACGGCGGTCCTGGACTGA
- a CDS encoding DUF397 domain-containing protein, with product MSRAAHPAPGHTALHWFKSSYSDGDGGNCIEVAYHWTKSSYSNGDGGDCVEVAAHPTAIHIRDSKVTDGPVLTVEPAAWGAFVRSGTAL from the coding sequence ATGTCCCGCGCAGCACACCCGGCCCCCGGCCACACCGCCCTCCACTGGTTCAAGTCCAGCTACAGCGACGGCGACGGCGGCAACTGCATCGAGGTCGCCTACCACTGGACCAAGTCCAGCTACAGCAACGGTGACGGCGGAGACTGCGTAGAAGTCGCCGCCCACCCCACCGCCATCCACATCCGCGACTCCAAGGTCACCGACGGCCCCGTCCTCACCGTGGAGCCCGCAGCCTGGGGCGCCTTCGTCCGGAGCGGTACCGCTCTCTGA
- a CDS encoding ElyC/SanA/YdcF family protein: MLVYAPAALLLLFFCVSVLHDRRKFSNAIVLGLAVLCALAAWLYELIRSESTSGAVAAWALLTLGAVAVLLLTYFLFVNGVRMLRKEGRSPTNLLSLGAALAIVGVVALLAAAVSVRNPVLIGVAAATGGLALYFSFLFLCFVCYAFLYGRLRVRRKADFVVVLGSGLIGGSTVPPLLASRLKRGQAVHAQLAKRGGSPLLITSGGQGPDEEVPESHAMADHLVAEGFPAHLIRREDRSTNTEENLRFSKAIMEEAKPDYRCVVVTNNYHAFRAALTARRVHIRGQVVGSPTAAYFWPNATLREFAAVLVDYKRINVVLCSLIVLGGVLVWWAVR, translated from the coding sequence ATGCTGGTCTACGCCCCCGCGGCGCTCCTCCTCCTCTTCTTCTGTGTGAGCGTCCTGCACGATCGCAGGAAGTTCAGCAACGCCATCGTCCTGGGGCTTGCCGTGCTCTGCGCCCTGGCCGCCTGGCTGTACGAGCTCATCCGGTCCGAGTCCACCTCGGGCGCGGTCGCGGCCTGGGCGCTGTTGACGCTCGGGGCGGTGGCCGTCCTCCTGCTGACGTACTTCCTCTTCGTCAACGGCGTACGGATGCTGCGGAAAGAGGGGCGGAGTCCGACCAATCTGCTCTCGCTGGGCGCCGCCCTCGCCATCGTCGGGGTCGTCGCGCTGCTGGCCGCCGCCGTGAGCGTACGGAATCCGGTGCTGATCGGGGTGGCGGCCGCGACCGGTGGGCTGGCGCTGTACTTCTCGTTCCTGTTCCTGTGCTTCGTCTGTTACGCGTTCCTCTACGGGCGGCTGCGCGTGCGCCGCAAGGCCGACTTCGTGGTGGTGCTCGGCTCCGGGCTCATCGGCGGGTCCACCGTGCCGCCGCTCCTCGCGAGCCGCCTCAAGCGGGGGCAGGCCGTACACGCGCAGCTCGCCAAGCGCGGGGGCTCGCCCCTGCTCATCACCTCGGGCGGGCAGGGGCCCGACGAGGAGGTGCCGGAGTCCCACGCGATGGCCGACCACCTGGTGGCCGAGGGGTTCCCGGCCCACCTGATCAGGCGCGAGGACCGGTCGACGAACACCGAGGAGAACCTGCGGTTCAGCAAGGCGATCATGGAGGAGGCGAAGCCCGACTACCGGTGCGTCGTCGTCACGAACAACTACCACGCCTTCCGGGCCGCCCTCACCGCCCGCCGGGTCCACATCCGGGGGCAGGTCGTGGGCTCGCCCACCGCCGCGTACTTCTGGCCCAACGCGACCCTCCGCGAGTTCGCCGCCGTCCTCGTCGACTACAAGCGGATCAATGTGGTGCTGTGTTCGCTGATCGTCCTGGGCGGCGTGCTCGTCTGGTGGGCCGTGCGGTAG
- a CDS encoding GNAT family N-acetyltransferase, which produces MPISNLPLSNLPRTATADDAPDISRILALAFDDDPMMRWFFPEGASREAELARYFTTIFTRQYVRHGVCERTGAAAAFWVAPEAQAKAVPDAETIQELQNLLGDRAVLFRDAVETAARHTPQEPHWSLALIGADPAAQGQGHGARLLRSGLAKADAAGQPVYLESSKASNLPVYEHFGFTVREELQLPGDGGPKLWGMWREPRT; this is translated from the coding sequence ATGCCGATATCGAACCTTCCGCTGTCGAACCTGCCGCGCACGGCCACGGCCGACGACGCCCCGGACATCAGCCGCATCCTGGCCCTCGCCTTCGACGACGACCCGATGATGCGCTGGTTCTTCCCCGAAGGCGCCTCGCGCGAGGCGGAGTTGGCCCGCTACTTCACCACGATCTTCACCCGGCAGTACGTCCGCCACGGCGTGTGCGAGCGCACCGGCGCGGCGGCCGCGTTCTGGGTGGCACCGGAGGCGCAGGCCAAGGCCGTTCCCGACGCGGAGACCATCCAGGAGCTCCAGAACCTCCTGGGCGACCGGGCCGTCCTGTTCCGGGACGCCGTGGAGACGGCCGCCCGCCACACGCCCCAAGAACCGCACTGGTCCCTGGCGTTGATCGGCGCCGACCCCGCCGCCCAGGGCCAGGGCCACGGCGCCCGCCTCCTCCGCTCGGGCCTGGCGAAGGCCGACGCGGCGGGGCAGCCCGTCTACCTGGAGTCCTCCAAGGCCTCCAACCTCCCCGTCTACGAACACTTCGGCTTCACCGTGCGCGAGGAGCTCCAACTCCCGGGCGACGGCGGCCCGAAGCTCTGGGGCATGTGGCGCGAGCCGCGCACCTGA
- a CDS encoding MBL fold metallo-hydrolase codes for MSAPGGRAPVSWSRSPTALVLIDAGLPSHPGRLREHLAGSDRSLADIRAVLLTHGHPDHTGLTRALQRAGADIRVHEQDAAILRDGPRSALRHAKPERSMLAYLLHRSAAITTPLHLARKGAFTAPATPGVRVFATDRRLDEVPGSPRAVALPGHTQGSTGYLFPERGLFFTGDALVTHDGLTGHTGPSLVCRGFTHDSHAALASPDRIDGLPAETVLLPGHGEPVTGAPRTATDQARRSGLR; via the coding sequence GTGTCGGCGCCCGGGGGCAGGGCGCCCGTCTCCTGGTCGAGGAGTCCGACGGCCCTGGTCCTCATCGACGCGGGACTCCCGTCCCACCCCGGCCGACTGCGCGAACACCTGGCAGGCTCCGACCGCTCCCTGGCCGACATCCGCGCCGTACTGCTGACCCACGGCCACCCCGACCACACCGGCCTGACCCGCGCCCTCCAGCGGGCCGGTGCCGACATCCGGGTCCATGAGCAGGACGCCGCCATCCTTCGCGACGGCCCACGCAGCGCCCTGCGCCACGCCAAGCCGGAACGTTCCATGCTGGCCTACCTGCTGCACCGGTCCGCAGCGATCACCACCCCGCTGCACCTCGCCCGCAAGGGGGCCTTCACGGCCCCCGCCACTCCCGGCGTGCGGGTCTTCGCCACCGACCGGCGGCTGGACGAGGTCCCCGGCAGCCCCCGGGCCGTCGCCCTGCCCGGCCACACCCAGGGCAGCACCGGCTACCTGTTCCCCGAGCGCGGCCTGTTCTTCACCGGCGACGCGCTGGTCACCCATGACGGCCTGACCGGACACACCGGCCCCTCCCTGGTCTGCCGGGGCTTCACCCATGACAGCCACGCGGCCCTGGCGTCCCCCGACCGGATCGACGGGCTGCCCGCAGAGACCGTGCTCCTGCCCGGCCACGGCGAGCCGGTCACCGGCGCCCCCCGGACCGCCACGGACCAGGCACGCCGGTCCGGTCTGCGCTGA
- a CDS encoding ATP-binding protein, whose protein sequence is MNKTIQLPYFRTAFYCRDRSSIPVVRRFTRKALIEWECDERAYDVLLCVTELATNALRHGVPPGRGFRVLIYLERTERALRIELHDSGDGEVRAADGWPDVDDEGGRGLLLVSALADKWGVAERNPGKIVWCEFNLG, encoded by the coding sequence ATGAACAAGACGATTCAACTCCCCTACTTCCGCACGGCCTTCTACTGTCGCGACCGCAGTTCGATCCCGGTCGTACGCAGGTTCACCCGCAAGGCGCTCATCGAGTGGGAGTGCGATGAGCGCGCGTACGACGTGCTGCTCTGCGTAACCGAACTGGCGACCAACGCCCTCCGCCATGGCGTCCCGCCGGGGCGTGGCTTCCGTGTGCTGATCTACCTGGAGCGGACGGAGCGGGCGCTCCGGATCGAGCTGCACGACAGCGGCGACGGCGAGGTCCGGGCGGCCGACGGCTGGCCGGACGTGGACGACGAGGGCGGCCGCGGGCTGCTGCTCGTCTCGGCGCTGGCGGACAAGTGGGGAGTGGCGGAGCGGAACCCCGGCAAGATCGTGTGGTGCGAGTTCAACCTCGGGTGA
- a CDS encoding GlsB/YeaQ/YmgE family stress response membrane protein, producing the protein MGIIAWILIGLFAGLIAKALTPGKDPGGCLITIVIGIVGGLLGGWLGKVIFGVDSIDGFFSLSTWIAAIVGSVIVLLLYRVVTGQRSR; encoded by the coding sequence GTGGGCATCATCGCCTGGATCCTCATCGGCCTGTTCGCGGGACTCATCGCCAAGGCGCTGACGCCGGGCAAGGACCCCGGGGGCTGTCTCATCACGATCGTGATCGGCATCGTGGGCGGGCTGCTCGGCGGCTGGCTGGGCAAGGTGATCTTCGGCGTGGACTCGATCGACGGATTCTTCAGCCTGTCGACGTGGATCGCCGCCATCGTCGGTTCGGTGATCGTCCTGCTGCTCTACCGCGTGGTCACGGGGCAGCGGTCCCGCTGA